A region from the Triticum aestivum cultivar Chinese Spring chromosome 3D, IWGSC CS RefSeq v2.1, whole genome shotgun sequence genome encodes:
- the LOC123079616 gene encoding PRA1 family protein B2 — protein sequence MAAAPTPQPLLPVTNPSSGGGGSAPSAGSGLTDSALATPAFRLFLSRVSDTARRSLADRRPWTELIDRSAISRPDSLSEATSRLRRNLGYFRVNYAAVVAFSLAASLLAHPFSLLVLLGILGAWCFLYVFRAPDQPVVLFGRTFTDRETLLGLVVSSLLAFFLTSVASLIISGLLVGGALVAVHGAFRMPEDLFLDDSSSVSSGNTSHRLLSFLASPGSGV from the coding sequence ATGGCCGCCGCACCGACGCCGCAGCCCTTGCTCCCGGTGACCAACCCCTCCTCCGGGGGCGGCGGCTCTGCCCCGTCCGCCGGCAGCGGCCTCACCGACTCCGCGCTCGCCACGCCGGCCTTCCGGCTCTTCCTCAGCAGGGTCTCCGACACGGCGCGGCGCTCGCTCGCCGACCGCCGCCCCTGGACGGAGCTCATCGACCGCTCGGCCATCTCGCGGCCGGACTCCCTCTCCGAGGCCACCTCGCGATTGCGCCGCAACCTGGGCTACTTCCGCGTCAACTACGCCGCCGTGGTGGCCTTCTCCCTCGCGGCCTCCCTCCTGGCGCACCCCTTCTCgctgctcgtcctcctcggcatccTCGGCGCCTGGTGCTTCCTCTACGTCTTCCGCGCGCCCGACCAGCCCGTCGTGCTCTTCGGCCGCACCTTCACCGACCGGGagacgctgctcggcctcgtcgtcTCGTCGCTGCTCGCCTTCTTCCTCACGTCCGTCGCCTCGCTCATCATCTCCGGCCTGCTCGTCGGCGGCGCGCTGGTGGCGGTGCACGGCGCGTTCCGCATGCCCGAGGACCTCTTCCTCGACGACTCGAGCTCTGTGTCAAGCGGCAACACTTCCCACAGGCTGCTCTCCTTCCTCGCGTCGCCCGGATCTGGTGTTTGA